The following are encoded together in the Bradyrhizobium sp. CCGUVB1N3 genome:
- a CDS encoding DEAD/DEAH box helicase family protein: protein MANQNPEQIARDQIDKRLNEAGWNVQNKNAINFNAGQGIAVREYQTDAGPADYVLFVDRRAVGVIEAKPKDWGQKITTVEEQSAGYAAAKLKWVNNKEPLPFVYESTGVITRFTDGRDPKPRSREIFTFHRPETMAEWLSKPKSLRARLQDIPPLNSAGLRDCQITAIHNLEQSFRDDRPRALVQMATGSGKTFTAVTSVYRLLKFGDAKRILFLVDTKNLGEQAEQEFMSYLPNDDNRKFTELYNVQRLKSPFIAGSSQVCISTVQRMYSLLKDEPLDESAEETNPAELMVKPKQPLPVVYNKKIPPEFFDFIIIDECHRSI, encoded by the coding sequence ATGGCCAATCAAAACCCCGAACAGATTGCCCGGGATCAAATTGATAAGCGCCTGAACGAGGCCGGTTGGAATGTTCAGAATAAGAACGCCATCAACTTCAACGCGGGCCAAGGCATCGCTGTACGCGAATATCAGACCGATGCAGGTCCTGCCGACTACGTCCTATTCGTCGATCGACGTGCCGTAGGTGTGATCGAAGCCAAGCCCAAAGATTGGGGGCAGAAGATCACAACGGTCGAAGAGCAGTCTGCGGGCTACGCAGCCGCCAAGCTCAAATGGGTCAATAACAAAGAGCCTCTGCCCTTCGTCTACGAGAGCACCGGTGTCATCACCCGTTTCACCGATGGGCGCGATCCCAAACCTCGCTCTCGTGAAATCTTCACCTTCCATCGGCCGGAGACGATGGCCGAATGGCTTTCGAAGCCCAAATCCCTTCGCGCCCGTCTACAGGATATACCGCCGCTGAACTCAGCCGGTCTACGCGACTGCCAGATTACCGCCATCCACAATCTTGAACAGTCCTTCCGTGACGACCGCCCCCGCGCCCTTGTCCAGATGGCGACCGGCTCCGGCAAGACTTTCACAGCCGTCACGTCTGTCTACCGGCTACTGAAGTTTGGCGACGCCAAGCGCATTCTCTTTCTCGTGGACACGAAAAACCTCGGCGAGCAGGCCGAGCAGGAGTTCATGTCCTACCTGCCGAACGACGATAACAGGAAGTTCACCGAGCTTTACAATGTCCAGCGCCTGAAATCCCCCTTCATCGCGGGCAGCAGCCAGGTCTGCATCAGTACGGTGCAGCGAATGTATTCGCTGCTCAAGGACGAGCCGTTGGATGAGTCCGCCGAGGAGACCAATCCTGCCGAGCTGATGGTGAAACCCAAACAGCCGCTCCCGGTCGTGTACAATAAGAAGATTCCGCCGGAGTTCTTCGACTTCATCATTATCGATGAGTGCCACCGCTCCATCTAA
- a CDS encoding IS5 family transposase yields the protein MWTDITRAQFAREELRLPSDLTDAEWVVLERLLPVRAKRGRRPKWSYRDIVEAVLYLLRGGLPWRMLPPTLFPPMTTVQYYFYQWRDSGLWQSINHALLMLAREAIGREASPTAGVIDSQSVKTTEGGGPRGYDAGKKIKGRKRHIVTDTQGLLVGAIVHAADVQDRDGAPDVLCSIRYRFPWLRHIFADGGYAGGKLKAVLGKIGRWTVEIIKRSDAAQGFEVLPRRWVVERTFAWLGRNRRLAKDFERTIESATAWLFLASVQLMTRRIAAIKTAMQF from the coding sequence ATGTGGACTGATATCACTCGGGCACAGTTTGCCCGAGAGGAGCTGCGTTTGCCAAGCGACTTGACGGATGCGGAATGGGTCGTGCTGGAGAGGTTGCTTCCTGTGCGGGCCAAGCGCGGGCGGCGCCCGAAATGGAGCTATCGGGACATCGTCGAGGCAGTGCTCTATCTGCTGCGCGGCGGGTTGCCGTGGCGCATGCTGCCGCCCACTCTGTTTCCACCAATGACCACGGTGCAGTACTATTTCTACCAATGGCGGGACAGCGGATTGTGGCAATCGATCAACCACGCACTCCTGATGCTGGCGCGCGAGGCGATCGGCCGGGAGGCCTCGCCGACGGCTGGTGTGATCGACAGCCAATCGGTCAAGACCACCGAAGGTGGCGGCCCTCGCGGCTACGACGCGGGGAAGAAGATCAAGGGTCGAAAGCGCCACATCGTCACCGACACCCAAGGGCTCCTGGTCGGCGCGATCGTTCACGCTGCCGACGTCCAGGATCGCGATGGCGCGCCAGATGTCCTGTGCAGCATTCGCTACCGCTTCCCCTGGCTGCGCCATATCTTCGCCGATGGCGGCTATGCCGGCGGAAAGCTCAAGGCGGTGCTGGGAAAGATCGGCCGGTGGACTGTCGAGATCATCAAGCGCTCCGATGCCGCACAGGGCTTCGAGGTGCTTCCGCGCCGCTGGGTGGTCGAACGAACCTTCGCCTGGCTCGGCCGCAACCGCAGATTGGCCAAGGACTTCGAGCGAACCATCGAAAGCGCAACTGCCTGGCTCTTCCTCGCCTCCGTCCAACTCATGACAAGGCGCATCGCAGCCATAAAAACAGCAATGCAATTTTGA
- a CDS encoding type I restriction-modification enzyme R subunit C-terminal domain-containing protein, whose product MIEYFDAYLIGLTATPDNRTYGFFRKDVVSEYGHERAVADKVNVGNEIYIIDTEVTKKGGTIKADQQVQKRERITRQKRWERQDADEQYAATQLDRAVVNPDQIRTVIRAFRDKLPEIFPGRKEVPKTLVFAKTDSHADDIIQTIREEFSEGNDFCKKITYQATEDPKSVLAQFRNGYNPRIAVTVDMIATGTDVRPLECLLFMRDVKSSNYFEQMKGRGTRTLDEDSLKKVTPSATTAKTHYVIVDAVGVTKSLKTASQPLITKPSVPLKDLLTGVMMGARDDDTVSSLAGRLARLNNELDETDQARIKEAAGGATLTDIVRGLFDAIDGDLIEETAKITAGGTEPTDAQRNQARDKLVGQAANVFTGPLINLLDGIRREKEQTIDHDNLDKLIEAGWSGDAKENATAMAKDFATYLEENKDQIEALTIFYTQPARRSTVTYAMIKTLLDALKTDRPKLAPLRVWRAYALLDEYKGSDPVNELTALVALIRRACGLDEKISPYADTVRRNFQSWILKRHSGAGEKFTEEQMDWLRMIRDHITMSIHLERDDLDMAPFDAKGSLGKMYQLFGDSMDNVISELNEALAA is encoded by the coding sequence GTGATAGAATATTTCGATGCCTATCTCATCGGCCTCACCGCCACACCAGACAATCGGACCTATGGCTTCTTTCGTAAAGACGTCGTTAGCGAGTACGGCCACGAGCGAGCCGTTGCCGACAAAGTCAATGTCGGCAATGAAATCTATATCATCGATACGGAGGTCACGAAAAAGGGCGGCACGATCAAAGCAGATCAGCAAGTACAGAAGCGCGAGCGCATTACCCGCCAGAAGCGTTGGGAACGTCAGGACGCGGACGAACAATATGCCGCAACGCAGCTGGACCGCGCCGTAGTCAATCCCGACCAGATACGCACTGTCATTCGTGCATTCAGGGACAAACTCCCCGAAATCTTTCCCGGACGCAAGGAAGTGCCGAAGACGCTCGTCTTTGCAAAGACCGACAGTCACGCCGACGACATTATCCAGACGATTCGGGAAGAATTCTCGGAGGGCAATGACTTCTGCAAGAAGATCACGTATCAAGCGACGGAAGACCCCAAGTCCGTCCTCGCTCAATTTCGCAATGGCTACAATCCGCGAATTGCCGTTACGGTCGATATGATTGCTACCGGTACGGACGTAAGACCGCTGGAATGCCTGCTCTTCATGCGAGACGTAAAAAGCTCGAACTACTTCGAACAAATGAAGGGACGTGGGACTCGCACGTTAGATGAAGACAGCCTGAAGAAAGTAACCCCGTCTGCAACGACAGCCAAGACTCACTACGTTATCGTCGATGCCGTGGGTGTCACAAAATCGCTCAAGACCGCCAGCCAGCCACTCATAACGAAGCCGTCGGTCCCTCTCAAGGACCTGTTGACTGGGGTTATGATGGGCGCACGCGATGACGATACCGTCAGCTCACTCGCTGGACGTCTTGCGCGCCTCAACAACGAGCTTGACGAGACAGACCAGGCCCGCATCAAGGAAGCAGCAGGAGGCGCAACCCTGACGGACATTGTGCGGGGATTGTTCGATGCGATCGATGGTGACCTGATCGAAGAAACAGCAAAGATCACAGCTGGCGGCACGGAGCCGACGGACGCACAGCGCAACCAAGCGCGTGACAAGCTTGTCGGTCAAGCCGCCAACGTCTTTACTGGTCCATTGATAAACCTTCTCGACGGTATTCGTCGTGAGAAAGAACAAACAATCGACCACGACAATCTCGACAAGCTCATCGAGGCAGGCTGGAGCGGCGATGCCAAGGAGAATGCCACGGCGATGGCAAAGGACTTTGCGACATATCTGGAAGAAAACAAGGACCAGATCGAAGCTCTTACCATCTTCTACACCCAACCAGCGCGCAGATCGACTGTCACTTACGCAATGATCAAGACGCTGTTGGACGCACTCAAGACGGATCGGCCAAAGCTCGCACCGCTGCGCGTCTGGCGCGCCTATGCCCTGCTCGATGAGTATAAGGGCAGCGATCCCGTCAACGAACTAACGGCACTTGTTGCCCTCATTCGCCGCGCCTGCGGGTTGGACGAAAAGATTTCTCCCTATGCCGACACGGTACGCCGGAACTTCCAGAGCTGGATTCTGAAGCGCCATAGCGGCGCAGGCGAGAAGTTCACGGAAGAACAGATGGACTGGCTTCGCATGATCCGCGACCACATCACGATGTCGATTCACTTGGAACGAGACGACCTCGATATGGCGCCGTTTGACGCAAAAGGCAGCCTCGGGAAGATGTATCAGCTCTTCGGCGACAGCATGGATAACGTGATTTCTGAACTCAATGAGGCGCTAGCGGCATGA
- a CDS encoding AAA family ATPase — protein sequence MLINDPAIPVATAALGRPSFRTSLSAGDRNTLALAFFFASIDQDPALADKIVVINDPVSSLDDHRSPTTVQELRRLAQRTRQVIVLSHNKPFLCNVWDAADQMPRAALEVVRDGTGSTLRAWDVNRDMITLHDQRHELLRNYIGSATGVDAREVAEALRPILEAFAASPIRAIFRPANCSDHSEVFVSSASVPIKSLVNRTSMSCAT from the coding sequence GTGCTCATCAACGATCCAGCCATCCCCGTGGCAACCGCAGCTCTCGGCAGACCTTCTTTCCGCACCTCGCTCAGCGCGGGCGATCGGAACACCCTTGCCCTCGCCTTCTTCTTTGCATCGATCGACCAAGACCCAGCGCTCGCGGACAAGATCGTCGTCATCAACGACCCCGTCTCAAGTCTTGACGATCATCGCTCCCCTACCACGGTGCAGGAATTGCGGAGGCTTGCGCAGCGAACACGGCAGGTCATTGTGCTTTCTCACAACAAACCGTTTCTTTGCAATGTTTGGGACGCCGCCGATCAAATGCCACGGGCGGCACTCGAGGTCGTCCGTGACGGCACTGGCTCGACACTTCGAGCTTGGGACGTAAACCGGGACATGATCACCTTGCATGACCAACGCCACGAGCTTTTGCGCAACTACATTGGCTCGGCAACGGGAGTTGATGCGCGCGAGGTGGCCGAGGCGTTGCGTCCGATACTGGAAGCCTTTGCCGCGTCGCCTATCCGGGCGATTTTCCGCCCGGCCAATTGCTCGGACCATTCAGAGGTATTTGTCAGCAGCGCGTCGGTGCCGATCAAGTCCTTGGTCAACAGGACATCGATGAGCTGCGCGACCTAA
- a CDS encoding class I SAM-dependent DNA methyltransferase → MSSAPIVSKVWSFCNTLRDDGVGYGDYLEQLTYLIFLKMADEYTKPPYKRDIGIPAKYTWPVLKAKRGAELEGHYIELLRELGQRKDVLGQIFTKSQNKIQDPAKLYRLVDMIDEVQWVTMGADVKGDIYEGLLEKNAEDTKSGAGQYFTPRALIKAMVECVRPEPSKTIADPACGTGGFFLACYDFLTSTANYELDKAQKAALKNKTFHGNEIVAGTRRLCLMNMYLHNIGEIDGDVMISPNDALVAPSGQSFDYVLAIPPFGKKSSMSFTNDEGEEEADDLTYNRQDFWATTSNKQLNFVQHIRTMLKTTGRAAVVVPDNVLFEGGAGETIRQNLLKTTDLHTILRLPTGIFYANGVKANVIFFDNREASKKPWTKDVWYYDYRTNIHHTLKKKPLRFENLAEFIECYNPQNRYKRKATWDADKNPEGRWRKFSYEELAARDKTSLDVFWLKDKSLTDLDNLPEPDDLAEEIIENLEAGLSSFRAVLAGLNKVA, encoded by the coding sequence ATGAGCAGTGCACCTATCGTCTCAAAGGTCTGGAGCTTTTGTAACACGCTGCGTGACGATGGCGTCGGCTATGGCGATTACCTGGAGCAGCTCACATACCTGATCTTCCTTAAAATGGCGGATGAGTACACAAAGCCTCCCTACAAGCGCGATATTGGCATACCAGCAAAGTACACATGGCCGGTTCTGAAAGCGAAGCGCGGGGCGGAGCTTGAGGGTCATTACATCGAATTGTTGCGTGAGCTTGGGCAACGCAAGGACGTTCTCGGCCAGATATTCACGAAGTCGCAGAACAAGATTCAGGACCCGGCCAAGCTCTATCGCCTCGTTGACATGATCGATGAAGTCCAATGGGTGACGATGGGCGCCGATGTCAAAGGTGACATCTACGAAGGATTGCTGGAGAAGAACGCCGAGGACACCAAGTCGGGCGCGGGACAGTACTTCACGCCGCGCGCACTCATCAAAGCAATGGTCGAATGCGTGCGTCCCGAGCCGAGCAAGACGATCGCCGATCCTGCATGCGGCACAGGCGGCTTCTTCCTCGCCTGTTATGACTTCCTGACGAGTACCGCCAATTACGAACTCGACAAGGCACAGAAGGCTGCTCTCAAGAACAAGACATTCCATGGCAACGAGATTGTTGCCGGGACGCGCCGGCTCTGCCTGATGAACATGTATTTGCACAACATCGGCGAGATTGACGGCGATGTCATGATCTCCCCCAATGACGCTCTGGTCGCCCCGAGCGGGCAGAGCTTCGATTATGTGCTGGCCATTCCGCCGTTCGGCAAGAAGAGCTCGATGAGCTTCACTAACGACGAAGGTGAGGAAGAAGCCGACGACCTCACCTATAATCGTCAGGATTTTTGGGCCACTACGTCGAACAAGCAGCTTAATTTCGTGCAGCACATCCGTACAATGCTCAAAACGACGGGCCGCGCCGCAGTCGTCGTCCCGGACAATGTCTTGTTCGAAGGTGGAGCTGGTGAGACCATTCGCCAAAACCTTCTCAAGACGACTGATCTGCATACTATCTTGCGCCTACCGACCGGCATCTTCTATGCGAACGGCGTGAAGGCGAACGTCATTTTCTTCGACAACCGGGAAGCCAGCAAGAAGCCGTGGACGAAGGACGTTTGGTATTACGACTACCGCACAAACATCCATCATACACTCAAGAAGAAGCCTCTGCGCTTCGAAAACCTCGCGGAGTTCATTGAATGCTATAACCCACAGAACCGGTACAAGCGCAAGGCGACTTGGGACGCGGATAAGAACCCTGAAGGCCGCTGGCGCAAATTCTCCTACGAAGAGCTGGCGGCGCGGGATAAGACGAGCCTCGACGTTTTCTGGCTCAAGGACAAGAGCCTTACGGACCTCGATAATCTGCCCGAACCAGACGACCTTGCCGAGGAAATCATCGAGAACCTCGAAGCCGGATTGAGCAGCTTCCGAGCCGTATTGGCTGGTCTGAATAAGGTCGCATAG
- a CDS encoding DUF2441 domain-containing protein: MREQVENRKLYQVTVTNNYKRAFVPGEVIDIGTEHNPFFKFYETTLEYPIADGRTGAQINVNAVDWLHRVRTGNILTSYEMLADKAFEVSQHYMMLARELIMEQIRLDEFDGKPPSRQSCLYLSETLDEARAWIPLLGGQGAVCELTCTGVIHRADSRLMVKVSEPLSVTKDKARAYWRGEASADPRMETLFVGRAIVTSIGL; this comes from the coding sequence GTGCGCGAACAAGTCGAAAATCGGAAGCTTTATCAGGTCACCGTAACGAACAACTACAAGCGGGCCTTTGTGCCGGGCGAAGTAATCGATATTGGGACCGAGCATAATCCATTTTTCAAGTTTTACGAGACGACGCTGGAATACCCGATAGCGGACGGGCGGACTGGAGCGCAGATCAACGTGAATGCCGTGGATTGGCTGCATCGCGTCCGGACGGGAAACATTCTCACCTCGTATGAAATGTTAGCCGACAAGGCTTTCGAGGTGAGTCAGCATTACATGATGCTGGCACGTGAGCTCATCATGGAGCAGATCAGGCTTGATGAATTCGACGGTAAGCCGCCATCGAGACAGAGCTGTCTGTACCTTTCGGAAACGCTTGATGAAGCGAGAGCCTGGATTCCGTTGCTGGGCGGACAGGGAGCCGTTTGCGAGTTGACCTGCACCGGAGTGATTCATCGGGCAGACTCCCGGCTCATGGTTAAGGTGAGCGAGCCTCTGTCTGTTACAAAGGACAAAGCGCGTGCTTATTGGCGAGGTGAGGCAAGTGCAGACCCTCGTATGGAAACCTTGTTTGTAGGTAGAGCTATTGTAACCAGCATAGGTTTGTAA
- a CDS encoding cytochrome-c peroxidase has product MRKVSIATLLVLISSQAIANDELMRAARQIFKPIPSAIPAVKDNPVTVEKAELGKMLFFDPRLSASGIISCNTCHNLATGGVDAGPTSVGHGWQKGARRAPTVYNSVFNAAQFWDGRAPDLKAQAKGPVQASVEMNATPDRVTSTLNSMEGYVGKFKQAFPNDTPPVTFDNFAKAIEAFEATLTTPAAPFDQYLNGDASALDDPQKAGLKLFMDKGCASCHNGLNIGGQDYFPFGVIEKPDTKLLPTADKGRFAVTNAPGDEYVFRVAPLRNVALRAPYFHSGQIWTLKEAVGIMSEVQLGAKLSEKENNDIVAFLNSLSGRLPKIEYPILPMRTKETPPPSLGR; this is encoded by the coding sequence ATGCGCAAGGTGTCTATTGCTACCCTCCTAGTGCTCATCTCATCCCAAGCGATTGCAAATGACGAGTTGATGAGGGCGGCCAGACAAATCTTCAAACCGATCCCCTCAGCTATCCCCGCAGTTAAGGACAATCCTGTCACTGTGGAGAAAGCCGAGCTCGGCAAGATGCTATTTTTCGACCCTCGCCTCTCGGCGAGCGGGATCATCAGCTGCAACACGTGCCATAATCTTGCCACTGGCGGGGTCGACGCCGGGCCGACCTCGGTTGGTCATGGCTGGCAAAAGGGGGCGCGTCGGGCGCCAACCGTCTACAATTCGGTATTCAATGCCGCGCAATTTTGGGACGGACGCGCGCCGGATCTCAAGGCGCAAGCCAAGGGACCCGTTCAGGCGAGCGTCGAAATGAATGCGACCCCGGACCGCGTGACGAGCACGTTGAACTCGATGGAAGGTTATGTCGGTAAGTTTAAGCAAGCCTTCCCGAATGATACACCGCCGGTCACCTTCGACAATTTCGCCAAAGCGATCGAGGCTTTTGAAGCCACTCTCACGACACCGGCGGCTCCGTTCGACCAGTACCTGAATGGCGATGCCAGCGCTCTGGATGATCCGCAAAAGGCGGGATTGAAGCTGTTCATGGACAAAGGATGCGCCTCCTGTCATAACGGACTGAATATTGGCGGCCAGGATTATTTCCCGTTTGGTGTAATCGAAAAGCCCGATACCAAACTGCTTCCTACAGCCGATAAGGGACGGTTCGCAGTCACCAATGCCCCCGGCGACGAATACGTGTTCCGTGTCGCCCCCTTGCGCAACGTTGCTTTGCGAGCTCCCTACTTCCATTCGGGTCAAATTTGGACTCTCAAGGAAGCCGTAGGAATCATGAGCGAAGTACAGCTCGGCGCGAAGCTCAGCGAGAAGGAGAATAACGATATTGTTGCTTTTCTTAATTCACTGAGCGGGCGGCTCCCCAAGATCGAATATCCGATACTGCCAATGCGCACAAAGGAGACGCCACCCCCCTCCTTAGGCAGATAG
- a CDS encoding S1/P1 nuclease, with the protein MKIRFLIALGCAVLFGSSANAWNNFGHMEAAALAWSQLTPAAKQEATRLLKLNPQYDGWIQGVPASQRDQVAFVKAATWPDQIKSLSDYHNDGDRNGDVAPQTPEASQNIGYADHFRHKYWHFIDEPFSTDGTPLQQAQSPNAQTQVAVFKKTLADKTASDDVRSYDLSWLLHLIGDLHQPLHATSRFTHAEQDGDAGGNDVKISCTKCGSARELHAFWDGLLGPTSAPPQDAIDAAADLRIVDSGSTDENDWIQESFEIAKSSVYAPPIRGGDGPYKLTQAYQSRAHRIANQRIALAGARIAAILNDAFK; encoded by the coding sequence ATGAAGATACGTTTCTTGATCGCGCTGGGCTGTGCAGTGCTCTTTGGATCGTCCGCCAACGCCTGGAATAATTTCGGACACATGGAGGCAGCTGCGCTGGCCTGGAGCCAGCTGACGCCCGCCGCCAAGCAGGAAGCCACGCGCCTTCTCAAACTTAATCCTCAATACGATGGCTGGATCCAGGGCGTGCCGGCGAGCCAGCGCGACCAGGTCGCGTTCGTCAAGGCGGCGACGTGGCCGGACCAGATCAAATCGCTCAGCGACTACCACAACGATGGCGACAGAAACGGCGATGTTGCGCCGCAGACTCCCGAGGCGTCGCAGAACATCGGCTATGCCGATCACTTCCGCCACAAGTATTGGCACTTCATTGACGAGCCGTTCTCGACAGATGGCACCCCATTGCAGCAGGCGCAATCGCCTAACGCGCAGACTCAGGTCGCTGTCTTCAAGAAAACGCTTGCGGATAAGACGGCATCGGACGACGTGCGCTCGTACGATCTTTCCTGGCTGCTGCATCTCATCGGTGACCTGCACCAACCGCTGCACGCGACCTCTCGCTTTACGCACGCCGAGCAGGATGGCGACGCCGGAGGAAACGACGTCAAGATCAGTTGCACAAAATGTGGAAGCGCGAGAGAACTCCATGCGTTCTGGGATGGGTTGTTAGGACCGACCAGCGCGCCACCGCAGGATGCCATCGACGCCGCGGCGGATCTTCGGATAGTGGATAGCGGTTCGACGGATGAGAACGATTGGATCCAGGAGAGCTTCGAGATCGCCAAGAGTTCAGTGTACGCGCCGCCGATTCGCGGCGGCGACGGCCCCTACAAACTCACGCAGGCTTATCAGTCAAGAGCGCACAGGATCGCCAATCAGCGGATTGCACTCGCCGGCGCCAGGATTGCGGCGATCCTCAACGATGCATTCAAATGA
- a CDS encoding restriction endonuclease subunit S has protein sequence MTHIPATWVLCTIADVTAPVQTIDAAKSQDRDILYVDISSIDNIANRIAEPKRLRLSSAPSRARQVVKSGDVLFATVRPYLRNIAQVPESLDGEIASTGFSVLRAVDGVIPSYLFYKSISRDFVAALTGEQYGVSYPAVKDNQVRAQPFELPPTNEQRRIVAKIEELFSEIDKGVESLKTAQEQLTAYRQAFLKHAFEGMLTADWRTKHSNKLETSNTVLANVRAERAARYAAATDEWHQAVADWRAAGQVGKKPTNPERILDQPDITPEELNSLPPLPPSWAWVRLGELFSSSPQNGLYKPASGYGSGTPIIRIDSFYDGALTRDVEFKRLKLSPDEIRKYLVEHGDLLINRVNSIEYLGKCALVTNLTEQTVFESNIMKLSILSSNLNGAYIAYFLSSHGGRSRLCRNAKHAVNQASINQTDVALTPIPLPPIAEQREIIGLVDKALTQTEMLASELAHQGRRSEALRQSILKRAFSGQLAVQELNDEPASALLNCIRAGNEVGNNGRKKIKTVNGKEAA, from the coding sequence ATGACCCACATCCCTGCAACCTGGGTCCTGTGTACCATCGCTGATGTTACGGCTCCCGTTCAAACTATTGACGCCGCGAAGTCTCAAGACAGAGACATACTATACGTTGATATTTCCAGTATCGATAACATTGCCAACAGGATTGCCGAGCCGAAGAGACTACGCCTCTCGTCAGCACCATCACGGGCACGACAAGTAGTGAAGTCCGGCGATGTCCTGTTTGCTACCGTTCGGCCTTACCTCCGAAACATAGCCCAGGTTCCTGAAAGTCTAGATGGAGAAATTGCATCTACAGGTTTTTCGGTGCTTCGCGCCGTCGATGGCGTGATCCCGAGCTATCTGTTTTACAAATCAATCTCCCGAGATTTCGTCGCCGCACTTACTGGTGAGCAATATGGCGTTAGCTATCCCGCAGTAAAGGATAACCAAGTACGGGCGCAGCCGTTTGAACTGCCCCCAACAAACGAACAGCGTCGCATCGTCGCCAAGATTGAAGAACTCTTCTCCGAGATCGACAAAGGGGTCGAGAGCCTCAAGACCGCTCAGGAGCAACTCACAGCATACCGCCAAGCATTCCTTAAGCATGCCTTCGAGGGCATGCTTACGGCGGATTGGCGAACAAAGCACTCGAATAAACTCGAAACATCGAACACAGTTTTGGCTAATGTGCGCGCTGAACGCGCAGCTCGGTATGCGGCAGCCACAGATGAGTGGCACCAAGCTGTTGCTGACTGGCGCGCGGCGGGCCAAGTTGGCAAGAAGCCAACGAATCCTGAACGCATTCTAGATCAGCCGGACATAACGCCAGAAGAACTCAACTCGCTCCCACCCCTGCCTCCAAGCTGGGCATGGGTTCGCCTCGGCGAGCTCTTTTCGTCGTCTCCGCAGAACGGTCTTTATAAGCCGGCCTCTGGCTATGGCAGCGGGACACCAATCATACGCATAGATAGCTTTTATGACGGAGCACTAACTCGCGACGTCGAGTTCAAGAGGCTTAAACTCTCGCCGGACGAAATTCGGAAGTATCTCGTTGAACATGGCGACCTATTGATCAATAGGGTCAATAGTATCGAATATCTCGGAAAATGTGCGCTCGTTACCAATCTGACGGAGCAAACAGTGTTCGAGAGCAACATCATGAAATTGTCGATTTTGAGCTCGAATCTCAACGGAGCTTATATCGCATATTTCCTATCCAGTCACGGCGGTAGAAGTAGACTCTGTCGGAATGCCAAACATGCCGTAAATCAGGCGAGCATAAATCAGACTGACGTAGCGCTAACTCCAATTCCTCTTCCACCTATAGCTGAGCAGCGCGAGATAATCGGTCTCGTTGATAAGGCTCTCACTCAAACGGAAATGCTTGCGTCAGAGCTTGCGCATCAAGGACGCCGATCAGAAGCGCTTCGGCAGTCAATTCTCAAGCGGGCTTTTTCAGGACAGCTCGCTGTTCAAGAATTAAATGATGAGCCTGCTTCAGCCCTACTGAACTGCATCAGGGCAGGCAATGAAGTCGGCAACAACGGCCGCAAGAAAATCAAGACGGTCAATGGCAAGGAGGCCGCATGA
- the panC gene encoding pantoate--beta-alanine ligase, protein MQTITTVAALRTALAKARDKRVGFVPTMGYLHDGHLALVEASRAQCDVTVVSIFVNPTQFGPNEDLGSYPRAFLRDESLCRDAGVTIVFAPDAGEVYPAQFETFIEPGELAKPLCGAFRPGHFRGVATVVCKLFSMVQPDVAFFGQKDFQQCAVVRRMAIDLNLPIEIVTVPTVREPDRLAMSSRNRYLNKEERRRALAISRGLFAAEAEFRAGERECEKLIAIARRHLDEVDRLQYLELVDADTLEPASNPLSNPAALCAAAYVGSTRLIDNVILKPQVSL, encoded by the coding sequence ATGCAAACAATTACGACGGTCGCTGCGCTTCGTACCGCTCTCGCAAAAGCTCGTGACAAACGTGTCGGCTTCGTGCCGACAATGGGTTACCTGCACGACGGCCACTTGGCATTGGTCGAGGCGAGTCGAGCGCAATGCGACGTCACGGTCGTAAGCATCTTCGTCAACCCCACTCAGTTCGGGCCGAACGAAGATCTCGGCAGCTATCCGCGTGCCTTTCTGCGGGATGAGAGCCTATGCCGTGATGCCGGCGTAACCATTGTTTTTGCTCCGGATGCAGGCGAGGTCTATCCAGCCCAGTTCGAGACCTTTATCGAACCCGGCGAACTCGCAAAACCCTTGTGCGGGGCTTTCAGACCTGGACACTTTCGCGGTGTCGCAACCGTCGTCTGCAAGCTGTTCAGCATGGTGCAGCCGGATGTCGCGTTTTTCGGACAGAAGGATTTCCAGCAATGCGCGGTTGTGCGTCGCATGGCAATTGATCTCAATCTTCCCATCGAGATCGTCACCGTGCCAACCGTTCGGGAGCCGGACAGGCTCGCTATGAGCAGCCGCAATCGCTATCTCAATAAAGAAGAGCGCCGGCGGGCTCTTGCGATCAGTCGTGGTCTGTTCGCAGCGGAGGCCGAATTTCGCGCAGGCGAACGCGAATGCGAGAAGCTTATTGCAATCGCAAGGCGGCATTTGGATGAAGTCGACCGGCTGCAATATCTCGAGCTCGTCGATGCAGACACGCTTGAGCCTGCCTCGAATCCCTTGAGCAATCCTGCTGCTCTGTGCGCCGCGGCCTACGTCGGCTCGACGCGGCTGATCGATAACGTCATCCTTAAGCCGCAAGTGAGCCTGTAG